One Nitrospiraceae bacterium DNA segment encodes these proteins:
- a CDS encoding anti-sigma factor encodes MTHEELEEAVPLYAAGALERTERQAFEAHLLSGCAACHAALKEYQSVAALLPFGLSPVQPPRSLKAKTMASRNLLPVAPESSAKEPPRPSLEPGEWMNHLFPPIAPARSGSLPWVIGFASLLVLGGAGYLGWNYVTQLSSDSIKLEQFSARLQEQSVKLASVQRELAERERTLFELREDMHKRTLDFAELKDQIIQREAELDDLHNQLAATSKRGRTIQDELAVLLRVPDIQAVSLAGGDMAKGAGGVLLFDSRTQKLWLYAVNLPECPTGTTYQLWAIGDKPTSVGTFHMDSGETAHMLVKRLPDFSKAKQFAISLEPAGGRPQPTGTVYLKGSL; translated from the coding sequence ATGACACATGAAGAACTTGAAGAGGCAGTCCCCCTCTACGCCGCCGGCGCGCTGGAGCGAACGGAGCGACAAGCCTTCGAAGCTCATCTGCTTTCAGGATGCGCCGCCTGTCACGCGGCCCTCAAGGAGTATCAGTCCGTTGCCGCGTTACTGCCGTTCGGATTGAGCCCCGTGCAGCCGCCACGATCTCTCAAGGCAAAAACCATGGCCTCGAGAAATCTCCTTCCCGTAGCCCCGGAGTCGAGCGCGAAAGAACCACCACGCCCAAGCCTCGAACCGGGGGAATGGATGAACCATCTGTTTCCACCCATCGCTCCGGCTCGTTCGGGATCGCTTCCATGGGTGATCGGGTTTGCCAGCTTGCTGGTTCTAGGTGGCGCTGGATATCTAGGCTGGAACTATGTGACCCAACTCAGCTCGGACTCGATCAAGCTGGAACAGTTCTCGGCTCGGCTTCAAGAACAGTCTGTGAAACTGGCATCCGTTCAACGAGAGCTGGCAGAACGAGAGCGCACATTATTTGAACTTCGCGAGGATATGCACAAACGAACCCTTGATTTCGCCGAGCTAAAAGACCAGATCATTCAACGTGAAGCCGAACTGGACGATCTCCATAACCAACTGGCGGCCACTTCAAAACGAGGACGAACGATCCAGGATGAACTGGCTGTATTGCTGCGCGTGCCGGATATCCAAGCCGTGTCGCTCGCCGGGGGAGACATGGCCAAAGGAGCCGGCGGAGTTCTTCTGTTCGACTCCCGCACACAAAAACTCTGGCTTTATGCAGTGAATCTCCCCGAATGTCCGACCGGTACGACCTATCAACTTTGGGCCATTGGAGATAAGCCTACGAGCGTCGGTACGTTTCACATGGATAGTGGCGAGACAGCCCACATGTTGGTCAAACGCCTACCTGATTTTTCGAAAGCCAAACAATTCGCCATCAGCCTGGAACCAGCCGGCGGTCGCCCTCAGCCAACCGGCACGGTCTATCTCAAAGGATCTCTTTAG